A window of the Dyadobacter pollutisoli genome harbors these coding sequences:
- a CDS encoding winged helix-turn-helix domain-containing protein, with translation MLVNSAITGFFTNRLVVARGIITVMLVIFFITSSFAENSGRDLRAKQANLIIRQIGHRMLLQAGDSTSRVLPVTEIKEGTFLLRFENEFVFNHDSLMVLSQSSLAKTQFPSGYTVTVHDCMKGNIVYGFQINNTSPDILACTGRSEPAGCYTIQFAFPDFYEAVKQKEADRDQLAETVKVDTREVNPKLEESKTSTLGYGIDRQTERLKSGKEDPQEVNPTLKKSKTSTFDYPLTNVVYTGILVLLGATLLIWRFWKFFKPLPEQNQNHAIIKESVPELAALGKFLFNVKDQRLLLESEVVSLTDKECKVLKLLHKNFGELIPRETLMQEVWINEGVITGRSLDMFVSKLRKKLRYDPELRITNVHGKGYKLEIPEPPV, from the coding sequence ATGCTTGTAAATTCTGCTATTACTGGCTTTTTCACTAACCGGTTGGTGGTGGCACGCGGCATTATCACGGTGATGCTTGTTATTTTCTTTATCACCTCGTCGTTCGCGGAAAATTCCGGCCGCGACCTACGGGCGAAGCAAGCGAACCTCATTATCCGTCAAATTGGTCATCGGATGCTCCTGCAGGCAGGTGACTCAACCTCGCGCGTATTACCCGTTACCGAGATTAAGGAAGGCACGTTTCTGCTCAGGTTCGAAAATGAATTCGTTTTTAACCATGACTCGCTCATGGTGCTGTCACAGAGCTCACTTGCCAAAACACAGTTCCCTTCCGGTTACACCGTTACAGTACATGATTGCATGAAAGGCAACATTGTTTATGGTTTCCAGATAAATAATACCTCGCCAGACATCCTGGCTTGCACGGGCAGAAGTGAGCCCGCAGGTTGTTACACAATCCAATTTGCCTTTCCGGATTTCTATGAGGCCGTAAAACAAAAGGAAGCTGACAGGGATCAACTGGCTGAAACAGTTAAAGTGGATACTCGCGAAGTCAATCCAAAACTCGAAGAATCAAAAACGTCAACCTTGGGCTATGGCATTGACCGGCAGACAGAAAGGCTTAAGTCAGGTAAAGAGGATCCTCAGGAAGTTAATCCAACACTCAAAAAATCCAAAACGTCGACCTTTGATTATCCATTAACAAACGTGGTTTATACCGGCATTCTGGTGTTGCTGGGTGCTACCTTATTGATTTGGCGTTTTTGGAAATTTTTCAAACCGCTACCTGAGCAGAATCAAAACCATGCTATTATAAAAGAGTCAGTTCCGGAATTAGCTGCGCTTGGAAAATTTTTATTTAATGTGAAGGATCAGCGGCTGCTTTTGGAAAGCGAGGTGGTTAGTCTCACAGACAAAGAATGCAAGGTTCTGAAATTGCTCCACAAAAATTTCGGCGAACTGATCCCCCGCGAAACGCTGATGCAAGAAGTCTGGATCAACGAAGGGGTCATCACCGGTCGCAGCCTGGACATGTTCGTGTCGAAACTTCGAAAGAAATTACGCTATGATCCGGAGCTGAGAATAACCAATGTTCATGGGAAGGGGTATAAGCTGGAAATACCTGAACCGCCCGTTTAG
- a CDS encoding TolB family protein, producing MKHHILTKLLTITMVLLVPVFGFSQNNQNFSIIEKLPPAPKPEPFIVKTIPTPKNVFETDLVNYLPDGKHIILEAHFVGKKKSDLAVMKDDGSGFKCLTCDLKEEIGDEMPVPLPDGKTVYSPRGILECSPSIANCKESRILPLEYPEIPGAKIVRRIATNMSPNGKHVATGLVTTRGYLVLVSELTRVSDEKGDRYELRNAKVVASSPNEADFAAFRPKIDGAGEVKSFADGGKSLINLALFESSNYDLAKIDLSTGNISRVTKHFSYDEGTYPSPDGKWLIFQTHRHTPRMDVFGLIPRPLIAGLPQAAGVSYQRNAEFEDNYKATRFYGLTMADNYGDRARLPEEGYTGINIMTDKEDAKLYNHLGNFAWHPSSTRGFFWEQKDPETVKEGELTGRLRFIEFTSRKPTKPLQKVFPDMKWATDLKDFKWTTATYPEQGTLKGKVSGYAEISTLKPAEGSSEEPRRVIKYVDFTDDGEYILNGTESSTLRAGGYDKPVSWDADIKVSGKHTGFLLAKNVKFRITSMSSGIIQAQLDKRNIEVDLAKGLPTGVPDVLR from the coding sequence ATGAAACATCATATTTTAACCAAATTGTTAACCATCACGATGGTATTATTGGTGCCCGTGTTTGGTTTTTCCCAAAACAACCAGAACTTTTCTATCATTGAAAAGCTCCCCCCGGCTCCAAAACCAGAACCTTTTATTGTCAAAACGATCCCTACACCAAAAAATGTTTTTGAGACAGACCTGGTGAATTACCTGCCTGATGGCAAGCATATCATTTTGGAAGCTCATTTTGTGGGTAAGAAAAAGAGCGACCTGGCTGTGATGAAAGATGATGGCAGTGGTTTCAAATGCCTTACCTGCGATTTAAAGGAAGAAATTGGCGATGAAATGCCCGTGCCTCTGCCAGATGGCAAAACTGTTTACTCGCCCCGTGGTATTCTGGAATGCAGCCCGTCGATCGCGAATTGCAAAGAATCCCGAATACTTCCATTGGAGTATCCAGAGATTCCGGGAGCCAAAATTGTAAGGCGAATAGCTACAAATATGTCGCCGAACGGAAAGCACGTTGCGACAGGATTGGTCACTACGAGAGGATATCTTGTATTGGTAAGCGAATTGACCAGGGTGTCTGATGAAAAAGGCGATCGCTACGAATTACGGAATGCAAAAGTGGTTGCAAGCAGTCCCAATGAGGCAGATTTTGCAGCATTCAGACCTAAAATCGACGGTGCTGGCGAAGTGAAAAGTTTTGCGGATGGTGGCAAATCTCTTATCAACCTTGCGCTGTTTGAAAGTAGTAACTACGATTTGGCAAAGATTGACCTAAGTACCGGTAACATTAGTCGGGTAACGAAGCATTTTAGTTATGATGAAGGCACCTATCCTTCACCGGATGGAAAATGGCTTATATTTCAAACACACCGACATACGCCCCGTATGGATGTGTTCGGGCTAATTCCCCGCCCACTTATCGCAGGCTTGCCACAAGCTGCGGGGGTGTCTTACCAACGCAATGCAGAGTTTGAAGACAACTATAAAGCAACACGTTTTTATGGCCTGACCATGGCTGATAACTACGGAGACCGGGCGCGCTTGCCAGAAGAGGGTTACACGGGAATTAATATCATGACCGATAAAGAAGACGCCAAGCTGTACAACCATCTGGGAAATTTTGCATGGCATCCGTCCAGTACACGGGGTTTTTTCTGGGAGCAAAAAGACCCCGAAACGGTTAAGGAAGGAGAACTCACGGGAAGGCTGAGATTCATAGAATTCACTTCTAGAAAACCAACCAAACCACTTCAAAAGGTATTTCCTGATATGAAATGGGCCACGGACCTGAAAGATTTTAAATGGACAACCGCAACCTACCCTGAACAGGGAACTCTCAAAGGGAAAGTTTCGGGCTATGCCGAGATAAGCACGCTGAAACCCGCCGAAGGATCTTCGGAAGAGCCCCGCAGGGTTATTAAATACGTAGACTTTACCGATGACGGTGAATATATTTTGAATGGCACCGAGTCTTCGACACTTAGAGCAGGAGGCTACGATAAACCTGTATCATGGGACGCTGATATCAAAGTAAGCGGTAAACACACAGGTTTTTTACTGGCAAAAAATGTAAAATTCAGGATTACGAGCATGTCATCGGGTATTATTCAAGCTCAGCTGGATAAGCGCAATATTGAAGTCGATCTGGCAAAAGGGTTGCCTACCGGCGTACCGGATGTGTTAAGGTAG
- a CDS encoding two-component regulator propeller domain-containing protein, with the protein MKDNKMNEGLSGIDPYDNAVNSIVQDKTGKFWFGTRGNTFTFDGKKSTAVTYKGEPFLNVRKIIADTKGNIWLASAEDGLWRYDGNTFTNISQQPTGYVYEDKKGNIWTSSQPPYNGSEKWALSRFDGQTLSHEKPTVTDVMSDYEDCKNLIFGISEANDGSIWFGTLSGVYRYDGNAISALNSEDR; encoded by the coding sequence GTGAAGGACAACAAGATGAACGAAGGATTGTCAGGTATCGACCCTTACGATAATGCTGTTAACTCTATTGTTCAAGACAAAACAGGAAAATTCTGGTTTGGCACAAGGGGCAATACATTCACTTTTGATGGGAAAAAGTCTACCGCAGTAACCTATAAAGGCGAACCTTTTTTAAATGTTCGCAAGATTATTGCGGATACGAAAGGCAATATCTGGCTGGCAAGTGCAGAGGACGGCCTTTGGAGATATGACGGCAATACATTTACCAATATTTCACAGCAACCTACCGGATATGTTTACGAAGACAAAAAGGGCAACATCTGGACCAGTTCACAACCTCCTTATAACGGAAGCGAAAAATGGGCACTTTCCCGTTTTGACGGACAGACATTATCTCACGAAAAGCCCACTGTAACGGACGTAATGTCGGACTACGAAGATTGTAAAAATTTGATTTTTGGCATCTCAGAAGCGAATGATGGAAGCATCTGGTTTGGTACTCTAAGCGGAGTGTATCGTTATGATGGAAACGCCATTAGTGCCTTAAATTCGGAGGATCGGTAA
- a CDS encoding WD40/YVTN/BNR-like repeat-containing protein — protein MKIHHLAFLVLFQFPFPFDQELEFPQSTSLLNSEQKQKSDKTGAANIIFKSADGGQTWQDISEGLSEDLQEDGIPRDGFLANDDGIYLRAGSGIYKSQLNSTAPFWKKESFPDEHSSVVAGKTGMLAFTYGGKFLHKVNATDLWLPIYQDFKGKSVRTVFETGDTAFIGCDWGLYKSDDKGKNWERVYDGGWVMKVVESDGVLLATSQSGIIRSTDNGENWVNVISEGGVGIAIERIKGGFAAITCNTETETRRVRTSYDGGKTWQPIDAGLPASLYTASITEVGEYMFCGHPAGIYRSSDKGKTWQLLLPAIQDKVFNLSVSGNVIYAIPRGGGC, from the coding sequence ATGAAAATCCATCACCTCGCTTTTTTGGTCCTTTTTCAATTCCCATTTCCCTTTGATCAGGAATTAGAGTTTCCGCAGTCAACGTCGCTCCTGAATAGTGAGCAAAAACAAAAAAGCGACAAAACAGGAGCTGCAAACATCATTTTTAAGTCTGCAGATGGAGGACAGACATGGCAGGACATTAGCGAAGGGTTGTCTGAGGATTTGCAGGAAGATGGTATTCCCAGAGATGGTTTCCTCGCAAATGATGATGGAATCTATCTTCGTGCTGGAAGTGGGATATATAAAAGTCAACTAAACTCTACGGCTCCTTTTTGGAAAAAGGAGAGTTTCCCTGACGAGCATAGCAGCGTTGTCGCTGGTAAGACCGGAATGCTGGCATTCACTTATGGAGGCAAATTTTTACATAAAGTAAATGCAACGGACTTATGGCTGCCGATATATCAGGATTTTAAAGGGAAAAGCGTTCGCACCGTTTTTGAAACCGGAGATACTGCCTTTATCGGTTGCGATTGGGGTCTTTATAAATCTGATGACAAAGGAAAAAACTGGGAGCGGGTTTATGACGGGGGCTGGGTAATGAAAGTGGTGGAGTCAGATGGAGTGCTGCTAGCGACCAGCCAGAGCGGTATTATCCGGTCGACAGATAATGGTGAAAATTGGGTCAATGTAATCAGTGAGGGTGGAGTGGGCATCGCAATTGAACGCATCAAAGGTGGATTTGCCGCTATCACTTGCAATACAGAGACGGAGACGAGAAGAGTACGGACATCATACGACGGCGGCAAAACCTGGCAGCCTATCGATGCTGGCCTTCCGGCAAGTCTCTATACCGCGTCAATTACGGAGGTTGGGGAATACATGTTCTGCGGTCACCCGGCAGGTATTTACAGATCTTCCGACAAGGGAAAAACATGGCAACTGTTACTTCCTGCTATTCAGGATAAAGTCTTCAATCTATCCGTTTCTGGCAATGTGATTTATGCCATACCAAGAGGTGGAGGATGTTGA
- a CDS encoding ArsR/SmtB family transcription factor — protein MMDQVEVFKALSNKTRLQILNWLKTPAEHFPGQPNPDFENLGVCVGQIQVKSGLTQSTISEYLSILQRTNLVTAKRVGQWTYYKRNEEAFEKLSQIIHSEI, from the coding sequence ATGATGGATCAGGTAGAAGTATTTAAAGCATTATCTAACAAGACGCGGTTGCAGATCTTGAACTGGCTGAAAACGCCTGCTGAGCATTTTCCCGGCCAGCCCAACCCGGATTTTGAAAATCTGGGTGTTTGTGTGGGGCAAATTCAGGTCAAGAGCGGCCTCACGCAAAGTACGATTTCTGAATATCTTTCTATTCTGCAAAGAACCAATCTGGTGACCGCCAAGCGGGTTGGGCAGTGGACCTACTACAAACGCAACGAGGAAGCTTTTGAAAAGCTGAGCCAAATCATTCACTCCGAAATTTAA
- a CDS encoding LytR/AlgR family response regulator transcription factor: MPKYHSSNSNTKLKGCRPVLPSKPDLEVPREHSLYLRVDRRYVKVNTNDVQWIESVKDYLKVVTAGEFFVSKQKISLAEKLLPSGKFMRIHRSFIVQ, translated from the coding sequence TTGCCAAAATATCATTCCAGCAACAGCAACACCAAATTGAAAGGTTGCCGACCAGTCCTTCCATCCAAGCCGGACCTGGAAGTGCCAAGGGAACATTCTCTGTATCTGCGTGTAGACCGTCGTTACGTGAAGGTTAATACCAATGACGTTCAATGGATTGAGAGTGTGAAGGATTACCTTAAGGTTGTGACTGCCGGGGAATTTTTCGTTTCAAAACAAAAGATAAGCCTCGCCGAAAAGCTACTTCCTTCCGGCAAGTTCATGCGGATCCACCGCTCTTTCATTGTGCAATAA
- a CDS encoding glycoside hydrolase domain-containing protein produces the protein MKYILLSMLLGIALCASGQQYIPAETAKKNYGSSITQPYHIFAETRESPIHWNDSLKVSWLTTDFSKSSFEIKARPDEFFVYQIGVWAVSGDIKNLRALFSDLKSKDGKTISSKQITCFNAGGLDYLGKPFSKQINIGAGKVQALWIGVDLSGVSQGTYDGTATVSVNNKKKSIRIQLSVSGDAVDDHGYNVGKGLSRMNWLNSTVGIDGEITKGFKPVSRNGRTLQILGRSFVVGNNGLPTEIASFFTGSNQRISENGEPIVGDAFRFVIEKDNGEVISLVPGKLQFTKELAGNVAWSVQSSSPECELLCTGSLAYDGFVDYKLTLKALKPLKVRDIRLEVPVTKEKATYMMGLNREGGLRPDSWRWQWDTTKNQDALWLGSVNGGLRLKLKAENYRLPLVNIYYKFEPLRLPPSWGNENKGGVNVDQKGNEVVVSAYSGSRSLSVGAVLNYDFELLITPFRTIDNEKKYGDRYYHGGGVNAMSKVDKAEKAGANIINIHHAEDIYPFINYPYLDENTGELKALVDKAHEQKKRLKLYYTTRELTKNIPEFQPFYSLDGEVLFPGPGNASRTEALHPKGPNEWLVKNLREKYVPAWYNPVSEGKFKGSFDLSVITTPNSRLNNFYIAGLDWMVRNLKIDGIYIDDAALDRFTLQRARKVIDQHRPEGRIDLHSWNHFNNWAGYASCLNLYMDLLPFLDLVWIGEARDYNRAPDHWLVEVSGLPFGLPGQMLEGGGNPWRGMVYGITNRSGWTGNTPDELWKFWDEYHFKEKELIGYWDKKCPVGTNNDHVVASVFKGKNESVIAIANWHKEAQSTSVLIDWDALGYDSAKCTISMPFVKNFQDEQPLQSLSSVNVPGGKGFMIVVKENK, from the coding sequence ATGAAATACATTCTTCTGAGCATGTTGCTTGGCATTGCGCTGTGCGCAAGCGGGCAACAATATATCCCGGCTGAAACCGCCAAAAAAAATTACGGTAGTTCAATAACACAACCCTATCATATTTTCGCCGAGACCAGGGAGAGCCCGATCCATTGGAACGACTCGCTGAAAGTATCTTGGCTAACGACCGATTTTAGCAAAAGCAGCTTTGAAATCAAGGCGCGGCCGGACGAATTTTTTGTATACCAGATCGGCGTCTGGGCTGTTAGTGGCGACATTAAGAACTTGCGAGCCTTGTTCTCAGACCTCAAAAGTAAGGACGGGAAAACGATCTCATCAAAGCAGATTACCTGTTTCAATGCCGGCGGACTTGATTACCTGGGAAAGCCGTTTTCGAAACAGATCAACATCGGTGCAGGAAAAGTACAGGCGCTGTGGATTGGGGTTGACCTCTCCGGCGTGTCACAAGGTACTTACGATGGAACTGCCACAGTATCGGTTAACAACAAAAAGAAGAGTATCCGGATACAGCTATCGGTGTCAGGTGACGCAGTAGATGATCACGGTTATAACGTGGGAAAAGGATTGTCGCGAATGAACTGGTTGAACAGTACTGTCGGAATCGATGGTGAAATAACCAAAGGATTTAAGCCCGTAAGCCGGAATGGAAGAACCTTGCAGATCCTCGGAAGATCCTTCGTGGTAGGTAATAATGGACTACCCACGGAAATAGCCAGCTTTTTTACCGGCTCTAATCAGCGCATCTCGGAAAACGGCGAGCCGATCGTTGGCGACGCATTTCGGTTTGTAATAGAAAAAGACAATGGCGAAGTGATATCGCTCGTGCCGGGTAAATTACAATTCACAAAAGAGCTGGCCGGTAATGTCGCCTGGTCGGTACAAAGCAGCTCGCCGGAATGTGAGCTGCTTTGCACAGGCAGCCTTGCCTACGATGGGTTTGTGGATTACAAGCTGACGTTGAAAGCATTAAAGCCGTTAAAAGTCAGGGATATCCGTCTGGAAGTACCTGTGACAAAGGAAAAAGCCACCTACATGATGGGCCTTAACCGCGAAGGCGGGCTGCGTCCGGACTCGTGGCGCTGGCAGTGGGACACGACCAAAAATCAGGATGCCTTATGGTTGGGATCAGTAAATGGTGGGTTACGGCTTAAATTGAAAGCGGAGAATTACAGACTGCCGCTCGTGAATATTTACTACAAGTTTGAACCCCTGCGCCTTCCTCCATCCTGGGGAAATGAAAACAAAGGCGGCGTAAACGTGGATCAGAAAGGCAATGAAGTAGTAGTGAGCGCCTATTCCGGCAGCCGGAGCCTGAGTGTGGGCGCTGTTTTAAACTATGATTTTGAATTGCTGATCACGCCTTTCAGGACTATTGACAATGAAAAGAAATATGGCGACCGCTATTATCACGGCGGAGGTGTAAATGCCATGAGCAAAGTGGATAAAGCCGAAAAAGCCGGTGCCAATATCATTAACATCCATCATGCGGAAGATATTTATCCTTTCATAAACTACCCTTATCTCGACGAAAATACCGGTGAACTGAAAGCGCTGGTGGACAAGGCCCACGAGCAGAAAAAACGGTTGAAATTATATTACACGACCCGCGAGCTAACCAAGAACATTCCTGAATTCCAGCCTTTTTATAGTTTGGATGGAGAAGTACTTTTCCCCGGACCAGGTAATGCAAGCCGAACAGAAGCACTACACCCGAAAGGTCCCAATGAATGGCTGGTCAAAAATTTGAGAGAAAAGTATGTCCCGGCCTGGTACAACCCTGTTAGTGAGGGCAAGTTTAAAGGGTCGTTTGATTTATCGGTGATCACCACGCCGAACAGCAGGCTTAATAATTTTTACATTGCCGGTCTGGACTGGATGGTACGGAATTTAAAAATCGATGGCATTTACATCGACGACGCAGCCTTGGACCGCTTTACTTTGCAGCGGGCGAGGAAAGTCATTGACCAGCACCGTCCCGAAGGCAGAATAGACCTGCATAGCTGGAACCATTTCAATAACTGGGCAGGCTATGCCAGTTGCCTTAATCTTTACATGGACCTGCTTCCCTTCCTGGATCTCGTATGGATCGGAGAGGCAAGGGATTATAACCGCGCGCCGGACCACTGGCTCGTGGAAGTGTCGGGTCTGCCGTTCGGTTTGCCGGGACAAATGCTGGAAGGCGGAGGTAACCCCTGGCGAGGGATGGTTTACGGCATAACGAACAGGTCGGGCTGGACCGGCAACACACCGGATGAACTATGGAAGTTTTGGGACGAATACCATTTCAAGGAAAAAGAATTAATTGGCTATTGGGATAAAAAATGCCCTGTCGGCACTAATAACGACCATGTCGTGGCCTCTGTTTTTAAGGGGAAGAATGAAAGCGTCATCGCTATTGCTAACTGGCACAAGGAAGCACAAAGCACTTCGGTTTTAATAGATTGGGATGCGCTGGGTTATGACTCCGCCAAATGCACGATCTCAATGCCATTTGTCAAAAATTTCCAGGACGAGCAGCCGCTGCAATCATTGAGTTCGGTCAATGTTCCGGGCGGTAAAGGTTTTATGATTGTGGTGAAAGAAAATAAATAA
- a CDS encoding type 1 glutamine amidotransferase domain-containing protein, whose product MKNILMILTSHEDMENTDSKTGVWLGEFTDPYYEFIDQGYSVVLASVAGGKPPVDPLSTLTENITASNRRFLNDKIAEMAFEDTRVLEDLNLATFDAVFYPGGHGPIWDLAVNTTSGNIILQFLDSGRPVAAVCHGPAALIAAATIRPGLLAGRKVVSFTNAEEVLTFRADNVPYKLETRLKELGADFHSALVPFIPHVEVDGLLITGQNPASAGPTAKALIEKLEAQTVSLH is encoded by the coding sequence ATGAAAAATATATTAATGATCCTTACCTCCCACGAGGATATGGAAAATACGGACAGCAAAACGGGAGTCTGGCTGGGAGAATTTACAGACCCTTACTACGAGTTTATCGATCAGGGTTACAGTGTGGTCTTGGCTAGTGTAGCAGGTGGAAAACCGCCGGTAGACCCGCTGAGTACACTTACCGAGAACATTACAGCATCCAATCGCAGGTTTTTGAATGATAAAATTGCCGAAATGGCTTTCGAAGATACGCGTGTGCTGGAAGACTTGAACTTGGCAACTTTCGATGCCGTTTTTTACCCCGGCGGCCACGGCCCGATCTGGGATCTGGCCGTTAACACGACCAGTGGAAATATCATTTTACAGTTTCTGGATTCCGGAAGGCCGGTAGCTGCGGTATGCCACGGACCGGCTGCCCTTATCGCCGCTGCGACGATCAGGCCGGGGTTGCTCGCGGGCCGGAAAGTCGTTAGTTTCACGAATGCGGAAGAGGTGCTGACGTTCCGCGCGGACAATGTTCCCTACAAGCTGGAAACACGGCTCAAAGAACTGGGCGCTGATTTTCATTCGGCGCTGGTACCATTCATCCCGCATGTGGAAGTAGACGGGTTACTGATCACAGGACAAAATCCCGCTTCTGCCGGGCCGACTGCGAAAGCATTAATCGAAAAACTGGAAGCACAAACCGTTTCCTTACATTGA
- a CDS encoding NADH:flavin oxidoreductase, with protein sequence MNTDSLFRPFSLKTLNIKNRIVMAPMTRSFSPGGIPTDDVATYYSKRALGGVGLILSEGTVIDRPSSSADPNIPHFYGDAALAGWKKVIDGVHESGSQMGPQIWHQGIMENHHSGWTPPVPFEGPSSLNRPGLENGVAMTDAAIADTIAAFARAASHAKALGFDTAEIHGAHQYLIDQFFWEATNNRTDIYGGKTIGERTRFAVEVIKEVRKSVGDDFALIMRLSQFKPAAYDYKHAKTEQELEQWLTPLADAGIDIFHCSQRRFWEPEFEGSDLNFAGWAKKITGKATITVGSVGLTGDFFGAFAGQSSEPSSLDELVRRMDRGDFDLVAVGRPLLADPHWVEKIKDDRTDELKGFSKEALMQLV encoded by the coding sequence ATGAATACCGATAGCTTGTTCAGGCCATTCAGCCTGAAAACATTGAACATAAAGAACCGCATTGTTATGGCGCCGATGACCCGCTCATTTTCGCCTGGTGGCATTCCTACCGATGACGTAGCTACTTATTATAGCAAAAGAGCGCTGGGAGGCGTAGGTCTGATCCTGTCAGAAGGTACCGTAATCGACAGGCCTTCCTCCTCGGCAGATCCGAATATTCCGCATTTTTACGGCGATGCTGCATTGGCAGGCTGGAAGAAAGTAATCGACGGCGTACACGAGTCGGGCTCACAAATGGGACCGCAGATCTGGCACCAGGGAATTATGGAAAATCATCATTCCGGTTGGACTCCTCCAGTACCTTTCGAGGGACCATCCAGTTTGAACAGACCTGGTCTTGAAAACGGAGTTGCGATGACAGATGCCGCCATAGCCGATACTATTGCTGCGTTTGCGCGTGCCGCTTCTCATGCGAAAGCGCTTGGCTTCGATACCGCTGAAATCCACGGTGCGCATCAATATCTGATTGATCAGTTTTTTTGGGAAGCAACTAATAACCGTACTGATATATATGGAGGCAAAACCATCGGAGAGCGCACGCGATTTGCGGTGGAAGTGATTAAAGAAGTGAGGAAAAGTGTAGGTGACGATTTCGCGCTGATTATGCGTCTGTCGCAGTTCAAACCGGCGGCTTACGACTATAAACATGCCAAAACTGAGCAGGAACTGGAACAATGGCTTACACCACTGGCCGATGCCGGTATTGATATTTTCCACTGTTCACAGCGTCGTTTCTGGGAGCCTGAGTTTGAAGGTTCTGATCTGAACTTTGCAGGATGGGCCAAAAAAATCACCGGCAAAGCTACCATAACGGTGGGTTCGGTAGGATTGACGGGTGACTTTTTCGGTGCATTTGCAGGACAGAGTTCCGAGCCAAGCTCACTCGACGAACTGGTAAGAAGGATGGACAGAGGAGATTTTGATCTGGTCGCTGTGGGAAGACCGCTGCTGGCCGACCCGCATTGGGTTGAAAAAATCAAGGATGATCGCACAGATGAACTGAAAGGATTCAGCAAAGAAGCGTTAATGCAGCTAGTTTAA